From Zingiber officinale cultivar Zhangliang chromosome 5B, Zo_v1.1, whole genome shotgun sequence, the proteins below share one genomic window:
- the LOC121984052 gene encoding kinesin-like protein KIN-8B isoform X3 — protein MPSIRAPSSKRTASLLVAVKCRPLTEAEQKQCRHIIQVTDDKSLIVLDPDLSKDYLDLIQNRTKERRYNFDHVFGPGCSNVDVYRNISSTIAGVIQGLNATVFAYGSTGSGKTYTMVGIPKDPGLMVLSLHTIFDLIKKDKTSDIFEVSCTYLEVYNEVIYDLLEKSSGHLELREDPQHGVIVAGLRSIKVQSADRILELLNLGNSRRKTESTEANATSSRSHAVLEISVKRKQKNQYQSRVLRGRLALVDLAGSERASETNSGGHKLRDGANINKSLLALANCINALGKQQKKGLAYVPYRNSKLTRILKDGLSGNCQTIMVATISPADDQYHHTINTLKYADRAKEIKTQVHKNIGTVDTHVADYQRMIDSLQIEVCRLRKELAEKESQLSTKPAERASDDEHSCLNMLSRETSENVQEHINLQKALFELEETNIRNRTELQRLDDAIAMQEVTSGVEKDGAVVRALRSRRQVILDNIRDNDEAGAAYRKDIQINEKHRNQLQNMIDEAINNNGNKTYLQILSQYRLLGMANTELHFEMAMRDQVIHDQREAIRTLWNLLLGLGLDEQQITDLAAKQGIKIEVSSPRASYLSMKQSQQHQGCSSVAYVRSQTNSPTVCREEHSSSYYSHSHNHSHLFSGLGERGSGRRLSPSFYTPEKTTQDASSFYPAVKSLPSFCSKEQSSSGKDLFNHPKREPWFPCRQNLEGCSVTGSNHQHSYDELASYGGANCGLHDNCRLRHSSTRHPDFVPYDTVGRRTISSINTLNLKWSSKQSPEVASGDGEGEEDDEGQAEDRDQEDRGRRCALHQLLEAPERDLRQGQRPRHPLRRRDRRGRLLPHRQAPLLRQPLCHVHHGSIRLRRPLQDAQRDRRNLPTKADGEGAEPAADGGGQRIRGDQGAAGGPGATPRGGHQGLGVDGQHRRHGPPGALQSDGVSREYQVPRGSPIEGAPQHGRRRQHQRGRRQKRPCAQKRRRLLCTGEPNSRPQRWRWSWRICERDSLQRRRTSRCLQLHEHLDLRASRSIRQSSFHPWRRLP, from the exons ATGCCAAGCATTAGAGCTCCATCATCAAAAAGGACTGCAAGTCTATTG GTGGCAGTAAAATGTAGGCCACTGACTGAAGCAGAACAAAAGCAGTGCAGGCATATTATTCAAGTTACGGATGATAAG AGCTTAATTGTCTTAGATCCTGACCTGTCAAAGGACTATCTTGACCTCATACAAAATCGGACTAAAGAAAGAAGATATAACTTTGATCATGTATTTGGACCTGGTTGTTCCAATGTG GATGTTTACCGAAACATATCATCAACCATTGCTGGTGTCATTCAAGGTCTTAATGCCACTGTATTTGCATATGGCTCAACAGGAAG TGGTAAAACTTACACAATGGTTGGAATCCCCAAAGACCCTGGACTCATGGTCCTTAGTTTGCATACCATATTTGATCTTATCAAGAAGGATAAGACTTCAGACATTTTTGAAGTATCTTGTACATATCTCGAAGTAtataatgaa GTTATCTATGATTTGCTTGAAAAATCTTCGGGCCATTTGGAACTTAGAGAAGATCCCCAACATGGTGTTATAGTTGCTGGTTTAAGAAGCATTAAG GTTCAGTCAGCTGACAGGATTCTTGAATTGTTGAATCTTGGAAATAGTAGGCGCAAGACTGAAAGCACTGAAGCAAATGCAACCTCATCACG TTCGCATGCAGTACTGGAGATTAGTGTGAAAAGAAAGCAGAAAAATCAGTATCAGAGTCGGGTTCTCCGTGGAAGACTTGCATTAGTTGATCTTGCTGGCAG TGAAAGGGCTTCTGAGACTAATAGCGGAGGCCATAAGTTGAGGGATGGAGCTAATATCAATAAGTCACTCCTTGCTTTGGCAAATTGCATAAATGCTCTAGGAAAGCAACAAAAGAAGGGTCTTGCATATGTCCCTTATCGCAACAG CAAGTTGACTCGTATCCTAAAGGATGGACTTAGTGGTAATTGCCAAACAATAATGGTTGCAACTATATCACCTGCTGACGATCAATATCACCACACTATCAATACACTGAAATATGCTGATCGAGCTAAGGAGATCAAAACCCAAGTCCAT AAAAACATAGGGACAGTTGATACTCATGTTGCAGACTACCAACGGATGATTGATAGTCTCCAG ATTGAGGTTTGTCGACTCAGAAAGGAGTTAGCTGAAAAGGAATCACAGTTGAGCACAAAACCTGCAGAAAGGGCTTCGGATGATGAACATTCATGTTTGAATATGTTAAGTCGTGAAACAAGTGAGAATGTACAGGAACACATAAATCTACAGAAGGCTCTGTTTGAGCTTGAAGAAACTAATATACGCAATCGCACTGAGCTTCAACGTCTTGATGATGCTATTGCCATGCAAGAGGTTACATCT GGAGTCGAGAAAGATGGAGCTGTTGTGCGAGCATTAAGATCAAGGAGACAAGTTATCTTGGACAACATCCGTGATAATGATGAAGCTGGTGCTGCTTATAGAAAG GATATACAGATCAATGAAAAACATCGAAATCAGCTACAAAATATGATTGATGAAGCCATCAACAACAATGGCAACAAAACATACCTCCAGATTCTTAGCCAATACCGACTTCTT GGTATGGCAAATACTGAGCTTCATTTTGAAATGGCAATGagagaccaagtcatacatgATCAGAGAGAAGCAATCAGGACCCTTTGGAATTTGCTTTTGGGATTAGGACTTGACGAACAACAAATTACAGATCTGGCTGCTAAACAAGGTATCAAAATAGAAgtatcttctcctcgagcaagttaCCTAAGCATGAAGCAATCACAA CAACACCAAGGTTGTAGCTCCGTAGCTTATGTGAGGTCCCAAACCAACAGTCCTACTGTCTGCAGGGAGGAGCACTCTAGTTCTTATTATTCACACTCGCACAATCACTCACACTTATTTTCCGGATTGGGAGAAAGAGGGTCCGGCAGAAGACTGAGTCCATCATTCTATACGCCTGAAAAAACTACCCAAGATGCAAGCAGCTTCTACCCGGCAGTGAAATCTCTACCATCCTTTTGCAGCAAAGAACAGTCATCTTCTGGCAAGGATTTGTTCAATCATCCAAAG CGAGAACCATGGTTTCCATGTAGGCAGAATCTGGAGGGTTGTTCCGTGACTGGATCGAACCACCAACACTCCTACGATGAACTAGCAAGCTATGGTGGTGCCAATTGTGGATTACATGATAATTGTCGTCTCCGCCACTCATCCACAAGGCATCCAGATTTTGTGCCATATGATACAGTCG GTCGTCGGACCATCTCGTCTATAAATACCCTCAACCTGAAATGGAGCAGCAAGCAGTCGCCGGAGGTAGCTAGCGGCGATGGTGAGGGGGAGGAAGACGACGAGGGGCAAGCAGAAGATCGAGATCAAGAAGATCGAGGACGAAGATGCGCGCTACATCAGCTTCTCGAAGCGCCGGAACGGGATCTACGCCAAGGCCAGCGACCTCGCCACCCTCTGCGGCGTCGAGATCGCCGTGGTCGTCTTCTCCCCCACCGGCAGGCCCCACTCCTTCGGCAGCCCCTCTGTCATGTCCATCATGGATCGATTCGTCTCCGGCGACCCCTACAGGATGCCCAACGCGATCGCCGGAATCTACCAACGAAAGCAG ATGGTGAAGGAGCTGAACCAGCAGCTGACGGAGGTGGTCAGAGAATTCGAGGAGATCAAGGCGCAGCGGGCGGCCCTGGAGCAACGCCGCGCGGAGGCCATCAAGGGCTTGGAGTGGATGGACAACATCGCCGGCATGGGCCGCCAGGAGCTCTTCAAAGCGATGGAGTTTCTCGAGAATATCAAGTTCCGCGCGGAAGCCCGATTGAGGGAGCACCTCAGCATGGCCGGCGCAGGCAACACCAGCGCGGCCGGCGGCAGAAACGCCCTTGTGCCCAGAAACGTCGACGCCTTCTCTGCACCGGCGAGCCAAACTCCCGTCCTCAGAGGTGGCGGTGGAGCTGGAGGATATGTGAACGCGACTCCCTTCAACGGAGGAGGACTTCTCGGTGCTTACAACTACATGAGCATCTTGACCTCCGTGCATCGAGGAGTATACGTCAATCCAGCTTCCATCCATGGAGGAGGCTTCCCTAA
- the LOC121984052 gene encoding kinesin-like protein KIN-8B isoform X1, with the protein MPSIRAPSSKRTASLLVAVKCRPLTEAEQKQCRHIIQVTDDKSLIVLDPDLSKDYLDLIQNRTKERRYNFDHVFGPGCSNVDVYRNISSTIAGVIQGLNATVFAYGSTGSGKTYTMVGIPKDPGLMVLSLHTIFDLIKKDKTSDIFEVSCTYLEVYNEVIYDLLEKSSGHLELREDPQHGVIVAGLRSIKVQSADRILELLNLGNSRRKTESTEANATSSRSHAVLEISVKRKQKNQYQSRVLRGRLALVDLAGSERASETNSGGHKLRDGANINKSLLALANCINALGKQQKKGLAYVPYRNSKLTRILKDGLSGNCQTIMVATISPADDQYHHTINTLKYADRAKEIKTQVHKNIGTVDTHVADYQRMIDSLQIEVCRLRKELAEKESQLSTKPAERASDDEHSCLNMLSRETSENVQEHINLQKALFELEETNIRNRTELQRLDDAIAMQEVTSGVEKDGAVVRALRSRRQVILDNIRDNDEAGAAYRKDIQINEKHRNQLQNMIDEAINNNGNKTYLQILSQYRLLGMANTELHFEMAMRDQVIHDQREAIRTLWNLLLGLGLDEQQITDLAAKQGIKIEVSSPRASYLSMKQSQVGYHAKIPPFIHPSSNSQIYPSNACIFQQHQGCSSVAYVRSQTNSPTVCREEHSSSYYSHSHNHSHLFSGLGERGSGRRLSPSFYTPEKTTQDASSFYPAVKSLPSFCSKEQSSSGKDLFNHPKREPWFPCRQNLEGCSVTGSNHQHSYDELASYGGANCGLHDNCRLRHSSTRHPDFVPYDTVGRRTISSINTLNLKWSSKQSPEVASGDGEGEEDDEGQAEDRDQEDRGRRCALHQLLEAPERDLRQGQRPRHPLRRRDRRGRLLPHRQAPLLRQPLCHVHHGSIRLRRPLQDAQRDRRNLPTKADGEGAEPAADGGGQRIRGDQGAAGGPGATPRGGHQGLGVDGQHRRHGPPGALQSDGVSREYQVPRGSPIEGAPQHGRRRQHQRGRRQKRPCAQKRRRLLCTGEPNSRPQRWRWSWRICERDSLQRRRTSRCLQLHEHLDLRASRSIRQSSFHPWRRLP; encoded by the exons ATGCCAAGCATTAGAGCTCCATCATCAAAAAGGACTGCAAGTCTATTG GTGGCAGTAAAATGTAGGCCACTGACTGAAGCAGAACAAAAGCAGTGCAGGCATATTATTCAAGTTACGGATGATAAG AGCTTAATTGTCTTAGATCCTGACCTGTCAAAGGACTATCTTGACCTCATACAAAATCGGACTAAAGAAAGAAGATATAACTTTGATCATGTATTTGGACCTGGTTGTTCCAATGTG GATGTTTACCGAAACATATCATCAACCATTGCTGGTGTCATTCAAGGTCTTAATGCCACTGTATTTGCATATGGCTCAACAGGAAG TGGTAAAACTTACACAATGGTTGGAATCCCCAAAGACCCTGGACTCATGGTCCTTAGTTTGCATACCATATTTGATCTTATCAAGAAGGATAAGACTTCAGACATTTTTGAAGTATCTTGTACATATCTCGAAGTAtataatgaa GTTATCTATGATTTGCTTGAAAAATCTTCGGGCCATTTGGAACTTAGAGAAGATCCCCAACATGGTGTTATAGTTGCTGGTTTAAGAAGCATTAAG GTTCAGTCAGCTGACAGGATTCTTGAATTGTTGAATCTTGGAAATAGTAGGCGCAAGACTGAAAGCACTGAAGCAAATGCAACCTCATCACG TTCGCATGCAGTACTGGAGATTAGTGTGAAAAGAAAGCAGAAAAATCAGTATCAGAGTCGGGTTCTCCGTGGAAGACTTGCATTAGTTGATCTTGCTGGCAG TGAAAGGGCTTCTGAGACTAATAGCGGAGGCCATAAGTTGAGGGATGGAGCTAATATCAATAAGTCACTCCTTGCTTTGGCAAATTGCATAAATGCTCTAGGAAAGCAACAAAAGAAGGGTCTTGCATATGTCCCTTATCGCAACAG CAAGTTGACTCGTATCCTAAAGGATGGACTTAGTGGTAATTGCCAAACAATAATGGTTGCAACTATATCACCTGCTGACGATCAATATCACCACACTATCAATACACTGAAATATGCTGATCGAGCTAAGGAGATCAAAACCCAAGTCCAT AAAAACATAGGGACAGTTGATACTCATGTTGCAGACTACCAACGGATGATTGATAGTCTCCAG ATTGAGGTTTGTCGACTCAGAAAGGAGTTAGCTGAAAAGGAATCACAGTTGAGCACAAAACCTGCAGAAAGGGCTTCGGATGATGAACATTCATGTTTGAATATGTTAAGTCGTGAAACAAGTGAGAATGTACAGGAACACATAAATCTACAGAAGGCTCTGTTTGAGCTTGAAGAAACTAATATACGCAATCGCACTGAGCTTCAACGTCTTGATGATGCTATTGCCATGCAAGAGGTTACATCT GGAGTCGAGAAAGATGGAGCTGTTGTGCGAGCATTAAGATCAAGGAGACAAGTTATCTTGGACAACATCCGTGATAATGATGAAGCTGGTGCTGCTTATAGAAAG GATATACAGATCAATGAAAAACATCGAAATCAGCTACAAAATATGATTGATGAAGCCATCAACAACAATGGCAACAAAACATACCTCCAGATTCTTAGCCAATACCGACTTCTT GGTATGGCAAATACTGAGCTTCATTTTGAAATGGCAATGagagaccaagtcatacatgATCAGAGAGAAGCAATCAGGACCCTTTGGAATTTGCTTTTGGGATTAGGACTTGACGAACAACAAATTACAGATCTGGCTGCTAAACAAGGTATCAAAATAGAAgtatcttctcctcgagcaagttaCCTAAGCATGAAGCAATCACAAGTGGGTTACCACGCCAAAATCCCGCCATTCATACATCCTAGTTCAAACTCTCAAATATATCCTTCTAATGCTTGCATCTTCCAGCAACACCAAGGTTGTAGCTCCGTAGCTTATGTGAGGTCCCAAACCAACAGTCCTACTGTCTGCAGGGAGGAGCACTCTAGTTCTTATTATTCACACTCGCACAATCACTCACACTTATTTTCCGGATTGGGAGAAAGAGGGTCCGGCAGAAGACTGAGTCCATCATTCTATACGCCTGAAAAAACTACCCAAGATGCAAGCAGCTTCTACCCGGCAGTGAAATCTCTACCATCCTTTTGCAGCAAAGAACAGTCATCTTCTGGCAAGGATTTGTTCAATCATCCAAAG CGAGAACCATGGTTTCCATGTAGGCAGAATCTGGAGGGTTGTTCCGTGACTGGATCGAACCACCAACACTCCTACGATGAACTAGCAAGCTATGGTGGTGCCAATTGTGGATTACATGATAATTGTCGTCTCCGCCACTCATCCACAAGGCATCCAGATTTTGTGCCATATGATACAGTCG GTCGTCGGACCATCTCGTCTATAAATACCCTCAACCTGAAATGGAGCAGCAAGCAGTCGCCGGAGGTAGCTAGCGGCGATGGTGAGGGGGAGGAAGACGACGAGGGGCAAGCAGAAGATCGAGATCAAGAAGATCGAGGACGAAGATGCGCGCTACATCAGCTTCTCGAAGCGCCGGAACGGGATCTACGCCAAGGCCAGCGACCTCGCCACCCTCTGCGGCGTCGAGATCGCCGTGGTCGTCTTCTCCCCCACCGGCAGGCCCCACTCCTTCGGCAGCCCCTCTGTCATGTCCATCATGGATCGATTCGTCTCCGGCGACCCCTACAGGATGCCCAACGCGATCGCCGGAATCTACCAACGAAAGCAG ATGGTGAAGGAGCTGAACCAGCAGCTGACGGAGGTGGTCAGAGAATTCGAGGAGATCAAGGCGCAGCGGGCGGCCCTGGAGCAACGCCGCGCGGAGGCCATCAAGGGCTTGGAGTGGATGGACAACATCGCCGGCATGGGCCGCCAGGAGCTCTTCAAAGCGATGGAGTTTCTCGAGAATATCAAGTTCCGCGCGGAAGCCCGATTGAGGGAGCACCTCAGCATGGCCGGCGCAGGCAACACCAGCGCGGCCGGCGGCAGAAACGCCCTTGTGCCCAGAAACGTCGACGCCTTCTCTGCACCGGCGAGCCAAACTCCCGTCCTCAGAGGTGGCGGTGGAGCTGGAGGATATGTGAACGCGACTCCCTTCAACGGAGGAGGACTTCTCGGTGCTTACAACTACATGAGCATCTTGACCTCCGTGCATCGAGGAGTATACGTCAATCCAGCTTCCATCCATGGAGGAGGCTTCCCTAA
- the LOC121984052 gene encoding kinesin-like protein KIN-8B isoform X2: protein MPSIRAPSSKRTASLLVAVKCRPLTEAEQKQCRHIIQVTDDKSLIVLDPDLSKDYLDLIQNRTKERRYNFDHVFGPGCSNVDVYRNISSTIAGVIQGLNATVFAYGSTGSGKTYTMVGIPKDPGLMVLSLHTIFDLIKKDKTSDIFEVSCTYLEVYNEVIYDLLEKSSGHLELREDPQHGVIVAGLRSIKVQSADRILELLNLGNSRRKTESTEANATSSRSHAVLEISVKRKQKNQYQSRVLRGRLALVDLAGSERASETNSGGHKLRDGANINKSLLALANCINALGKQQKKGLAYVPYRNSKLTRILKDGLSGNCQTIMVATISPADDQYHHTINTLKYADRAKEIKTQVHKNIGTVDTHVADYQRMIDSLQIEVCRLRKELAEKESQLSTKPAERASDDEHSCLNMLSRETSENVQEHINLQKALFELEETNIRNRTELQRLDDAIAMQEGVEKDGAVVRALRSRRQVILDNIRDNDEAGAAYRKDIQINEKHRNQLQNMIDEAINNNGNKTYLQILSQYRLLGMANTELHFEMAMRDQVIHDQREAIRTLWNLLLGLGLDEQQITDLAAKQGIKIEVSSPRASYLSMKQSQVGYHAKIPPFIHPSSNSQIYPSNACIFQQHQGCSSVAYVRSQTNSPTVCREEHSSSYYSHSHNHSHLFSGLGERGSGRRLSPSFYTPEKTTQDASSFYPAVKSLPSFCSKEQSSSGKDLFNHPKREPWFPCRQNLEGCSVTGSNHQHSYDELASYGGANCGLHDNCRLRHSSTRHPDFVPYDTVGRRTISSINTLNLKWSSKQSPEVASGDGEGEEDDEGQAEDRDQEDRGRRCALHQLLEAPERDLRQGQRPRHPLRRRDRRGRLLPHRQAPLLRQPLCHVHHGSIRLRRPLQDAQRDRRNLPTKADGEGAEPAADGGGQRIRGDQGAAGGPGATPRGGHQGLGVDGQHRRHGPPGALQSDGVSREYQVPRGSPIEGAPQHGRRRQHQRGRRQKRPCAQKRRRLLCTGEPNSRPQRWRWSWRICERDSLQRRRTSRCLQLHEHLDLRASRSIRQSSFHPWRRLP from the exons ATGCCAAGCATTAGAGCTCCATCATCAAAAAGGACTGCAAGTCTATTG GTGGCAGTAAAATGTAGGCCACTGACTGAAGCAGAACAAAAGCAGTGCAGGCATATTATTCAAGTTACGGATGATAAG AGCTTAATTGTCTTAGATCCTGACCTGTCAAAGGACTATCTTGACCTCATACAAAATCGGACTAAAGAAAGAAGATATAACTTTGATCATGTATTTGGACCTGGTTGTTCCAATGTG GATGTTTACCGAAACATATCATCAACCATTGCTGGTGTCATTCAAGGTCTTAATGCCACTGTATTTGCATATGGCTCAACAGGAAG TGGTAAAACTTACACAATGGTTGGAATCCCCAAAGACCCTGGACTCATGGTCCTTAGTTTGCATACCATATTTGATCTTATCAAGAAGGATAAGACTTCAGACATTTTTGAAGTATCTTGTACATATCTCGAAGTAtataatgaa GTTATCTATGATTTGCTTGAAAAATCTTCGGGCCATTTGGAACTTAGAGAAGATCCCCAACATGGTGTTATAGTTGCTGGTTTAAGAAGCATTAAG GTTCAGTCAGCTGACAGGATTCTTGAATTGTTGAATCTTGGAAATAGTAGGCGCAAGACTGAAAGCACTGAAGCAAATGCAACCTCATCACG TTCGCATGCAGTACTGGAGATTAGTGTGAAAAGAAAGCAGAAAAATCAGTATCAGAGTCGGGTTCTCCGTGGAAGACTTGCATTAGTTGATCTTGCTGGCAG TGAAAGGGCTTCTGAGACTAATAGCGGAGGCCATAAGTTGAGGGATGGAGCTAATATCAATAAGTCACTCCTTGCTTTGGCAAATTGCATAAATGCTCTAGGAAAGCAACAAAAGAAGGGTCTTGCATATGTCCCTTATCGCAACAG CAAGTTGACTCGTATCCTAAAGGATGGACTTAGTGGTAATTGCCAAACAATAATGGTTGCAACTATATCACCTGCTGACGATCAATATCACCACACTATCAATACACTGAAATATGCTGATCGAGCTAAGGAGATCAAAACCCAAGTCCAT AAAAACATAGGGACAGTTGATACTCATGTTGCAGACTACCAACGGATGATTGATAGTCTCCAG ATTGAGGTTTGTCGACTCAGAAAGGAGTTAGCTGAAAAGGAATCACAGTTGAGCACAAAACCTGCAGAAAGGGCTTCGGATGATGAACATTCATGTTTGAATATGTTAAGTCGTGAAACAAGTGAGAATGTACAGGAACACATAAATCTACAGAAGGCTCTGTTTGAGCTTGAAGAAACTAATATACGCAATCGCACTGAGCTTCAACGTCTTGATGATGCTATTGCCATGCAAGAG GGAGTCGAGAAAGATGGAGCTGTTGTGCGAGCATTAAGATCAAGGAGACAAGTTATCTTGGACAACATCCGTGATAATGATGAAGCTGGTGCTGCTTATAGAAAG GATATACAGATCAATGAAAAACATCGAAATCAGCTACAAAATATGATTGATGAAGCCATCAACAACAATGGCAACAAAACATACCTCCAGATTCTTAGCCAATACCGACTTCTT GGTATGGCAAATACTGAGCTTCATTTTGAAATGGCAATGagagaccaagtcatacatgATCAGAGAGAAGCAATCAGGACCCTTTGGAATTTGCTTTTGGGATTAGGACTTGACGAACAACAAATTACAGATCTGGCTGCTAAACAAGGTATCAAAATAGAAgtatcttctcctcgagcaagttaCCTAAGCATGAAGCAATCACAAGTGGGTTACCACGCCAAAATCCCGCCATTCATACATCCTAGTTCAAACTCTCAAATATATCCTTCTAATGCTTGCATCTTCCAGCAACACCAAGGTTGTAGCTCCGTAGCTTATGTGAGGTCCCAAACCAACAGTCCTACTGTCTGCAGGGAGGAGCACTCTAGTTCTTATTATTCACACTCGCACAATCACTCACACTTATTTTCCGGATTGGGAGAAAGAGGGTCCGGCAGAAGACTGAGTCCATCATTCTATACGCCTGAAAAAACTACCCAAGATGCAAGCAGCTTCTACCCGGCAGTGAAATCTCTACCATCCTTTTGCAGCAAAGAACAGTCATCTTCTGGCAAGGATTTGTTCAATCATCCAAAG CGAGAACCATGGTTTCCATGTAGGCAGAATCTGGAGGGTTGTTCCGTGACTGGATCGAACCACCAACACTCCTACGATGAACTAGCAAGCTATGGTGGTGCCAATTGTGGATTACATGATAATTGTCGTCTCCGCCACTCATCCACAAGGCATCCAGATTTTGTGCCATATGATACAGTCG GTCGTCGGACCATCTCGTCTATAAATACCCTCAACCTGAAATGGAGCAGCAAGCAGTCGCCGGAGGTAGCTAGCGGCGATGGTGAGGGGGAGGAAGACGACGAGGGGCAAGCAGAAGATCGAGATCAAGAAGATCGAGGACGAAGATGCGCGCTACATCAGCTTCTCGAAGCGCCGGAACGGGATCTACGCCAAGGCCAGCGACCTCGCCACCCTCTGCGGCGTCGAGATCGCCGTGGTCGTCTTCTCCCCCACCGGCAGGCCCCACTCCTTCGGCAGCCCCTCTGTCATGTCCATCATGGATCGATTCGTCTCCGGCGACCCCTACAGGATGCCCAACGCGATCGCCGGAATCTACCAACGAAAGCAG ATGGTGAAGGAGCTGAACCAGCAGCTGACGGAGGTGGTCAGAGAATTCGAGGAGATCAAGGCGCAGCGGGCGGCCCTGGAGCAACGCCGCGCGGAGGCCATCAAGGGCTTGGAGTGGATGGACAACATCGCCGGCATGGGCCGCCAGGAGCTCTTCAAAGCGATGGAGTTTCTCGAGAATATCAAGTTCCGCGCGGAAGCCCGATTGAGGGAGCACCTCAGCATGGCCGGCGCAGGCAACACCAGCGCGGCCGGCGGCAGAAACGCCCTTGTGCCCAGAAACGTCGACGCCTTCTCTGCACCGGCGAGCCAAACTCCCGTCCTCAGAGGTGGCGGTGGAGCTGGAGGATATGTGAACGCGACTCCCTTCAACGGAGGAGGACTTCTCGGTGCTTACAACTACATGAGCATCTTGACCTCCGTGCATCGAGGAGTATACGTCAATCCAGCTTCCATCCATGGAGGAGGCTTCCCTAA